The following is a genomic window from Prunus persica cultivar Lovell chromosome G7, Prunus_persica_NCBIv2, whole genome shotgun sequence.
ttttttctttctttttttcttgattgaCCATCTAATCTAAGTGCGCAAATCTTGACCAccacccatattaaatcaagcGTAATTACTATGGCATTATTACTAAGATGAAATTCTCAAAGGATCACCAAAGCTCGAGTTCAAATTAGGATTTGGCATGAGTGCCTATGGATACTCCAACTAGGGTTTTCAATTCTCATCATGGAAGTCAaatgggtttttttaatttgtaaaaTGGGACCCAATTGGCCAGGTATGCCATATACGGAATGACACGTGGATACAATATTACTCCAAAATGGCTGGATTAGATTTGGGGTGATTGTAGCATAGAGGAGCGGTGAGTTTGTGATGATtacaagtaaaagaaaaagaaaaagaaagaaagagattaTATGGTGGGGGGaggaggggaggggagggaTTTGGCCTTGGTTTGCTCTTGTAGGCTGTAGCTAGCAAGTGTCTTTCTTTACCAACTAAATCTTTTATCACCTTGGAAAAGTTTCAATCTTCTTTAGActctatctatctatatatccTAAgattccaagaaaaataagtgaTGATCTCGCCTCCAATTATTGTCAATTGTTTTCATTGGAATTTTGGGTCAAAACTCTATCGAGGAATCTCAATCATTTGCATATCCCCAAATTTTGTTTCTAGAAGAGACATCATACATTCTCTTCTCATGTTAATTGTATGATTAATCACATTGACACGATTTAAGACTAATTGTCTTCTTGATTTGATCAAGTGACACTACGAAAATACTGCAGaccttacatatatatatataagtttgcAAGCAAAGGTACCTGATGAGGGTGCAGCCTTTTCTTGGTTGgattattttggtcattttcgaAAACTCCATACCTTGTTAAGTGGTTGCATATTCTAGTTTGtctttttgccctttttttcttctttaattttgcAGAGAAACAAGATTATGCATGTTTAATAAGGAGTCTAGCTAGGCCAACCTGATTCTGTCAATATTCACCCTTTTTAAAGCTCCGTTCGTATTTCGTATCCACCACTATATCTAACTAAAGGTAGACAGTGAACAGGCCCTTCAAGGACGATCCAACTCAGATCTTCATTGAAATCTACaatatttctctttctctctctctctctctctctctctctctctctctctctctctctctctctctctctctctctctctctctctctcgatcAAACCTCCTCATGCATGCAAGCAAGCTCAATTAATTATCTTAATTAAGATTGATTGATCACAGCTCTTGTTTGAATTGACCTAAAGTTTCTAAACCAATATTGTTGCATTCCCTCCATGGAGGCCTCGTGACCAACCCCACCTTTGTGGCTTTGTACAATGAAATATATGCATGCAGCACATGTATCGCGCCTGCCTTGTCCCTATGTACTTGAACATGTTCCCTTCCTTTTTGTTAGATATACATGTGTTTATATTTTAGGGAGGGGCCGCGAGATTCGTACACAACACTTGAAGAGAACTGCTTTTAATTACTTAAGTTATATTTAATGATCAAAATATAGGTCAATGTGAGCGGTTAGTTTGTCGATTTTGGTGGTCACGAAGGTAGGGTTGGTCGAAGTCAGCAGCTGTTGCTCTGCTGCCACCCTTTGCCACAAAACTCTTTAGTGTAAccgttgagtttgttttaaaattgtaGGACCCATGAAGGGCACATGGCCCAACATGTCTTGGGTCTATTAGGACAAGATTAGGGGAGGGTGCCTTTGCAGTGTTGGGTCAACTAGAGCATATTTCCCCACCAAGAGCACAGaaagaaaccctaaaataGACAGCCTTGTTTCCATGTGCACAAATTTAAGAGCAACATTCCAAAACTACAACCTCCTTTGTGCCCTCTATCTTTCTCCCTTCCCTCCCAAACCCATCTTTTTGGgaacaaaaggaagaagctTGGAAAGGAACCATATCACtcgttatatatatatatacgtatgtatgtttaattataattttagttTCAATTCAACAAACCTTGTTTGATTTTCCTAAATGTgacctagctagctagctaggtcGAAatcaagagaagaagaaaaaaaagtgaaaggtGTTGATTTGGTTATCATTATATTTCTAATGTCAATATAGATTAACTATTTAAGAACATGGCTTataattattgaataaaatcaTGGAGTTGACTGATCACTAAATTCTAAATAGATCTTTTTGTTAATATATATTCGTGTGGGGCTCATTATAGGTTTAGTTTAATCAATAAATCTAGTTATGAACATGATACATCGCATAAGATTGAAGTGGGGAAAGAGATGTTAGTGACTTGATTAAAATCAATGACATGACTATGTCCATACGTGATTAGTGTATATTATTAGCAAATTAAAGACGGTGATTATTTACATCCATACAAAATAGTGTGGTAACTTAACGTGTTAAAAGACGATTCGCTATGTATAGAATTGCCAAATTCCATAATtagacaaacaaataaaagttcTTGTAATGAGGTTGGATTAACGTTCCTctgaataaatataaaaaataaaaaataaaaaagagggaGGGGGGGTGGGTTGGGTGGGGGTGGTTGGTGGTTTGGCATAGAGTTGGCTCCCATAGAATAAAAGTTTTAGAgttcttaattttatttttttatgtatagGGATGGGAGATTTGAACTCATACAACGACGGAATATAATTCTATTTAAATCCTTAAAAATTTCGTTagaaatttccaattttcttctATCCTCTATTTGGATGAGAGAAAATAACTCGGAATTTAAAAGGAGAAATAGACAATTCCCttgtttggcaacttaagcgcgtaatttattaaatgatgAGCAGAAAAAATCGTGAAAATTGGGGCATCAAATTCCCGACTttaattttcatcaaaataagctttatttcacaattttcatagtgtcatttacaaaattcgtcATACATAAATCAGAACACTGAAATATTCAATTgccagaaattgaaatgatgtaAATCTAAATTCcatcattttcaatttcttcatccaAACGGAATTtagattttgatgaaattctaTATACCCACCTCGGgaaataacccaaaaaaaaaaaagatgcggaaaataatataaaactaACGAATGTAGATAAAAGGATTAGTAGTGCATTAATTTGTGTATTAGAAATTAGAATGTCAATTTTGATGGGATAGATAGAaggtcaataaaaaaaatgataatgaaAACGTCTTATAAGCTCGGAACATTCTTACATTAGAatgttcaacaaaaaaaatatttggtttaTCGAAGAAAAGtataagaaaattgaaatagaaATTGACAGTGGAAATCAAGTGGGGATATAATAATACTAGTAGGAAAAGACAAGGGCAACATTGTCTTCAAAATAATTGATCCCCACTCCCACTCGTTGACCCCtcttacaaattacaattccAAGGGCGGCCCCTACGCCGTTGGCCTTGCTTGCACTTGCTCATATCCTCCTCTCATCTCCCTCCTAAATTAaaaccatctctctctctctctctctctctctctctctctctctctctctctctctctctctcagctttGTAGTATTAAAAACCCAAGAAGGCACACTAACAAGTAACAACAGCACAAGCTAGCAAAGCagataaaaaagaagcaaagcaaagaaagGCTGCTCTGCTCTCCACACTTGTAAGGAGGAAGAGGGAAGAGAGGCTGAGCAGCTGCTAGCTTAGCTCTAGGCACCATCATTTTAAGGATCAATTAATTAAGCTTAGCTAGCTAGCTGCTTAATTAGTTTAAGAAACGATGGAGCAGGAGCTCTTGTCCTGGCTCAAGTTTGTTTGTATATCTCTGATGGTGCTGGTTTTTTCTCTAAGGATGGCAGTGCTGCTTTGGTGGAGGCCCAGAAAAATTGAGGAACATTTTGGGAAGCAAGGGATCAGAGGACCCCCTTACCGTTTCTTCATTGGAAATGTTAAGGAACTTGTGGGGATGATGATCAAGGCCTCTTCTCAAACCATGCCTTCCACCTCTCACAATATCCTCCCCAGAGTTCTTCCTTTTTACCATCACTGGAAGAAAATCTATGGTATTAATTAATCtcctactctctctctcatcatcatcatcattcaaCAACTGGGTTTTCAATTGTTTGGCTTATCATCTTTTCTCTTGTCTCAAACTTTTTAATGGATATTGCATTCACACAACCATATCTTTCTTTTGCTGTTTTTTGAATGTTCTAAACAAGTTGATGAAATGGTACTGATTAATTAACATGGTTTTTTGagccttctcttcttcttcttcttcttcttcttcttattattattattatttttttcttttggaaggtGGAATCTTTAAAGCTTCTACCATACATGATTGTTCCTTTACCTTGGCTTGTGATGATCAGAATTTGTGGCTTTTTGAAAGGCTTGTTTTTAGTCTTGGTACTTCTTCTCAAGCCTTTTTcaggcctttttttttttaattttttttttttctgagcTTGGATGCTTGATGTTgaagttcaaattttgttcttttccgcagccttcttttcctttgaaaCTTCCATATTGttaattaaaaacttttcCAGCATGGTAATAATCTTGCTAATGTCCTTTTTCTGCAATCAAAGTGAAGTCTGAAAATGTTCAACTTTTGCGGGAAGTAAAGCTTTCATCtactttttcagtttttcagttgtcttctttcttttgttttttgttttccgaGGGTGGCTTGAGTTTCCCACATGAAGTTGTATGTTTGTGCTTGGTTGTCTtcttcctactttcttttgtttttgctctCTGTTGTAGGGTCTACACTAtccatcctcctcctccattatttataatttgctttttctttttctttttctttttcacaggTGCAACATTTCTTGTGTGGTTTGGACCTACAGTTCGACTCACTGTTTCTGATCCCGATCTCATCCGTGAAATATTTACTTCAAAGTCAGAATTCTATGAGAAAAATGAGGCTCACCCACTTGTTAAACAGCTCGAGGGCGATGGCCTCCTAAGCCTCAAAGGTGAAAAATGGGCTCACCATAGAAAAATCATTACCCCTACCTTCCATATGGAGAATGTCAAGGTACTTAATTAACTTTCTTAATCATGTTTTATTACCCTTTAATTGATTGATTAATGATGATAATGAATGAATGCTTTTCAGTTGTTGATACCGGTGATGGCCACAAGTATAGTAGATATGATGGACAAATGGTCAGCAATGTCCAGCTCTGGTGAGGTGGAGATTGAAGTTTCTGAGTGCTTCCAAAACCTAACAGAAGATATAATTACCAGAACAGCCTTTGGAAGCAGCTATGAAGATGGCAAAGCCATTTTCAGGCTTCAAGCTCAACAAATGGTGCTTGTTGCCGAGGCTTTTCAAAAAGTTTTCATCCCTGGTTATAGGTAATTAAAACTTATTAACTTCATgcacatattttaatttattttatttttataagtaaCCGATGACATATTGCTTATggttattttaatttgatttcagatttttgcccacaaaaagaaacataaattcTTGGAAATTGGACAAGGAAATCAGGAAATCCCTGATAAAGCTAATCgaccggaggagagagaattcAAACTCggccaacaacaacaacaatgtgCATGAAAAATGTCCCAAGGATTTACTCGGCCTTATGATTCAAGCCTCAAATTCTTCCCCCTCCTCCAATATCACTGTCAACGACATAGTTGAAGAGTGCAAGAGCTTTTTCTTTGCTGGCAAACAGACCACGTCCAATTTGCTGACATGGACAACGGTTCTCCTAGCAATGCACCCACAGTGGCAGCTACAGGCACGTGCCGAGGTGCAGAAGATGTGTGGAGCACGTGACATACCAACCAAGGACGATGTTGTGAAGCTTAAGACGGTAAGCCAAAACCAAACTTTGGATTACAAATTGGGACTAAAATCGTGTTTTGTCTCTTTGCCCATGTTTTTTTCCCACACAAAACCAAACCGCCAccttttttttgctttgtttttttttttttttttttgatggaGACACCTTTTGCTTTGTGTTACTCGTTTTTGACATAAAACATTCAAATGCAGATGTTAGGCACTAAGGGTCAATACATAATTCTAACTGTCTGTTATTATACGTGGAATGATACGGTATATTCGTATGCAGCTGAATATGATCCTAAATGAATCACTACGGTTGTACCCGCCTACGATCGCGACAATCCGACGATCAAGAATGGATGTGGAGCTTGGGGGTTACAAGGTCCCACGTGGGACCGAGCTTTTGATTCCAATCTTGGCTGTTCATCATGATCAGAGCATATGGGGGAATGACGCGAAGGAGTTCAATCCGGCCCGATTCGCCGAGGGCGTGGCCCGAGCCGCCAAGCATCCGGTGGCTTTCATTCCATTTGGGCTCGGGGTCCGCACATGCATTGGGCAAAATCTAGCGTTGTTGCAGGCAAAATTAGCTCTGGCCATCATACTTCAACGCTTCTCTTTCAGGCTGGCCCCCACCTATCAACACGCACCAACGGTCCTGATGCTACTTTACCCTCAATACGGTGCGCCCATCATTTTTCAACGTCTGCCCCAACATGATCAGGATCAAGATCAAGGGTCCTGATCTATTACTACCATTATGCATACCATTGGTTTGCGTGTGAGTGTGCGTATGATTCGAAGTGAATTGACCGAAATACCCATTTGGCCGATTTCCTTAATTTGTTTTATCTGTTTTTGCCTGTTTCGTTTTCCTAATGCTGGGTTTACTTATGAGATAAAATATCTTAAGAGAAAGATGTTGAACTCAGTTAACCTAGAGTTACTGACCCCCATCACCCATGATGACCATGatcatgggttttttttttttttttttttttaaccaaacaaaaatattaaccCTGGCATGGCATGACAggtaagtttttgttttatgaatcTTAGGAATTAGTGAATTGCTAACAATTAAGTAGGTAGCTTGCTCTGTCTCTCCTGTTTGTATGTAATGTATATTCTCTGTTTCTACAAAGTTTTGTAATATCATCATCCTTAATTGGTTGTCTCTCAACTCAAGCCATGTTGCCTCTGCTGCTCTGTCTCCCTGTCTGCATCAA
Proteins encoded in this region:
- the LOC18769533 gene encoding cytochrome P450 734A1, which gives rise to MEQELLSWLKFVCISLMVLVFSLRMAVLLWWRPRKIEEHFGKQGIRGPPYRFFIGNVKELVGMMIKASSQTMPSTSHNILPRVLPFYHHWKKIYGATFLVWFGPTVRLTVSDPDLIREIFTSKSEFYEKNEAHPLVKQLEGDGLLSLKGEKWAHHRKIITPTFHMENVKLLIPVMATSIVDMMDKWSAMSSSGEVEIEVSECFQNLTEDIITRTAFGSSYEDGKAIFRLQAQQMVLVAEAFQKVFIPGYRFLPTKRNINSWKLDKEIRKSLIKLIDRRRENSNSANNNNNVHEKCPKDLLGLMIQASNSSPSSNITVNDIVEECKSFFFAGKQTTSNLLTWTTVLLAMHPQWQLQARAEVQKMCGARDIPTKDDVVKLKTLNMILNESLRLYPPTIATIRRSRMDVELGGYKVPRGTELLIPILAVHHDQSIWGNDAKEFNPARFAEGVARAAKHPVAFIPFGLGVRTCIGQNLALLQAKLALAIILQRFSFRLAPTYQHAPTVLMLLYPQYGAPIIFQRLPQHDQDQDQGS